The sequence below is a genomic window from Lolium perenne isolate Kyuss_39 chromosome 4, Kyuss_2.0, whole genome shotgun sequence.
CCCCCTCGGAGGCCGGTCTGGTGGAACATGTACCTGCGGAACTGGTCGTTGGTGAAGCCCGGGCTCGCGATCACCACGCACTGGACGAGCCCGAAGTCGACGTGCACGAGGAAGGCGTCGAGCACGCGGTCGAAGAAGTCCCTGAGGGCGGTGTCGTAGGCGGCCATGGCGCAGCCGTGCTTCCTGGGGATGGCCACCTCGACGCGGGCCCTGGTGGCCGTCACGCTCCTCCCGACGAGGAACAGGTGGGCAAGCCCTTCCTGCATGAGGAGCACCGCCAGGTCGGCGCCGGCGGCGGTCTCGTCGCACGACTGCTCGATCCGCTCGAGCGCCGGCCAGTCCCAGAGCTCCTTCCGGAGCACGAAGGGCCTCTTCGGCTCCAGCTCCAGGGTGTGGTACTGGCCGACCTGGAGGTACTCGTTCTTGGTCATGTTCTTGCCGCGGACGCGCAGGCGGGACGCCTCCTTGTCGTACTCCACGGACTGCACCCTGATCTCCAGCGTCATCTTCACGCGCTCCGTGTCGCGCCCTCCGATCTTCCGGACCGTGATGGCCTCCACGGTGTCGCCGGCGGCGATGAGGTTGTAGGCGTCCCACATGTCGTCGTCAATCTGCGGCACAAGCTTGACGGAGCCGGGCCCGTTGCGTTCCAGGCTTTTGTTGACAAGCTTCATCGCGCGTGATCGATTGGAGTGAGCGGGGGTCTCGTTCTCGAGATCGGCCGGCGACCTGTGACGACGGTGGCTGAAGCGGCGAGCGGTGGATGCGATTTTGGAAACAGAAGGACGGAGGGCGCTGGCTATTTAACAAGAACCCCGTCCACTTGAGGTTTCTCTGGTGGATCGTGTTGGACTCGGAAAAGCCCTTTCCTTTCCGTGTCCATGACTCCGTGTACGCCGCTCGCTGGCAACTTAATCCATCGAGTTTTTTTTTGCACgtcaaaaaaataacaaaaatcaATCGAGTCGCCTAAGAATAACCGACTCGTATTTGTATTTCCCTGTCACCGCTCACTGAGGGGACTTACTTATATATATTTTTGAAAAGGAATTTGCTAATTTTCAGCTAGATCAGAACTTAACTTAGTTCTCAGTCCATTTCTTTTTTTGCGAATGGTTCTCAGTCAATTTCATGACTGTTGAATGCACCGTGCGGACTTGTGTACATACATGGCTCTGCGTTTTTCtatttttcattttatttttggGCAATGGGTGGACCGTACGGCTGCATCTATTTTCCTCTCTTTTTCTTTTACGGCTGGTGTTGCCCACTACGAGTTGGGCCATTTCAGATAGTATCTTTCCCTCGCTTTTCTGCCTATAGCCATGGGCTTTTCTATACATAACTTTACATTGTCTTTTTTCATCACAGAAATTGTACAACTCAATTCGTTTGATATTTTATCACAAAAATAATTTTTTGATATTTTTATTATATGATTTTGACTAAAAATTTCAGTGGGAACCCTGTTTGCAACCCAAAAATTCGAATTACAACTATAAAAATTTAGGTGCAACCCCACTTGCAACTGAGAAATTTCAATTAAAACCCCACGTGCAACCAAAAAAAAATCTCAAACAACTCCACTCGCAACCGGCAAAATCTTAGTTGCAACTGCACTTTCAACTAGAGAAAACCTTGGTTGCAATTTCACTTGCAATTGTAaaaaatcttagttgcaaccCCACATGAAACCAAAATAATTCTCACACAATCCAATTTGCAACCGttaaaatctcagttgcaaccacACTTACAACTAGAGGAAATCTTTGTTGCAACTATCTTGCAACCAAAAAAGTTGCAACCTCATTTGCAACTATGTAGTATTAATTGCAACCCCACTTGTAACTAAAAAATCCCAGTTGCAACCCTACTTCCAATCGAAAAAATCTCAGTTACAATCCCACTTGTAACCAGCAAAATTTTAGCTGCAACTACACTTGCAACTAGAAAAACATCGGTTGTAACTTTACTTTCAACTAGAAAATCTTAGTTGCAACCCTATTTGTAATTAGAAAATCTCAATTGCAACCCTACCTGCAACTGGAAAAAAAAACTCGGTTGCAACCTATTTTCAACTATTTTTTTCCTATTCTTAGAAGTGTCTCTCATTCCATAGTGATCCATCGTTGGCTCATGTTAAGACCAAACATGAATTCACACCGTATATAAAACCATTAGGCCATAAACTGAAAAGGCCCAACAAGCTAAATAGGATAGAAATATTTATGAAGTAAGACAGCTCGGCCCAACACATATGCCTCCATCATCAAAGCATGTTACACTTTCATCATCATGATTAGCGTACGGTCGGGCGAACCGATCGATCCAGAATTTCGATTAGAGGCAAATAACTTCATGTTGACGTTTTTTTTTGAGAGATCGCCCGCACTTTATTCATCTAACATAAGGTTCTTCGGAATACAAAGCCCCTCCGGAGGAGTTTAGGAGCCATAATCGGCATCCAAAATCTAAATTAACTAAACTACGAGCAAGACGATGCGGTTCTCCATTTGACCCTCTCTTCTCATGGTAGAACAAGATACCTGGGAAGATCGACGACGCCCTTTTAAACTCCGTGAGAATCATGTTGTACTCACCGGAGTATGGCCTCGTCAAATTGTTAATGACGTCAAGACAATCAGAGGCAGATCTTGTGACAGCGCTAGCCCTTCCCTACACGCCAGGGCTTCGAGTGCAGCCGGACTAAGATCTTCCTTCACAGTTAGAGCAGATGCACCCATGAAGATCCCCGTTTCAGTCCGGTAAATAGCTACAATAGCTCCACCCTTCGCTACCTTCGCTCTCGCCGCATCCACATTGATCTTGTGGTAACCTGCCGGCGGCGGTATCCATTTTGGCTCCACTCTCCTTGCTGTAGTCGGTTTTGCCGCAACTGGTTTTGGAGACAACTCCAGATCGCCAAGAAACCGTCTGACAAACATGGAAGTAGATAAAGGACTCTGCTGCTCGCCATCATGTATGAGCCATCGACGAGCATACCAATTCGCCCAGAGTGTCACTGCCATCTCCGTGAACTCCGTATGACTCAAAGTCTCCATCATGATAAATAGCTAGTTCTTTGCTGATGGCTCCTGAGTTGATATCATATGTTGGGTGATGTCTTCATTGACCAACGCCCAAACACAGCGGGCCATCATGCAATCAATCAAGAAATGTTGCCATGAATCCTTCGCACCGCACACAGAACAAGCTGGGGAAGTGGCCATATGACGGTGGTGTCGAATATCGCCTGTTGGAAGGGACTGATGAGCTAGTCTCCAAAGAAACAAGCGAAGCTTGGAAGGAACcgaggtcttccatagcttgctcCACATCTTGCCTTCTGCAGCTGTATTAGAGGAAGTTGGCCTGTGCTCCAGCCAGTCCTCTCTCCTCTTCTTTGTACGAACAAGCATCCGATAAACCAATCGAACATTTAAGATACATGTACGATCGTAGTGCCAAGCCCATATATCCTCCTGGTTGCGGGTACTCAGGGGAATTTTGCAGATGTGCTCGACATCCATTGGTAGGAAGAAGTGATCGAGTCTCTCCCTATTCCATGTGACCGAGTCAGTGTTTATGAATTCACTAACTTTCTCCGGTGGATCATCTCGTATGCATGCAACTGGCctcatcatgtgatcccttgggaTCCAATTTTGGTCCCACGCATGTGTGTTAGCTCCAGTACCAATCCTCCGGATAAGCCCTTGATGCATAACATCCCGCCCCTCCAGAATTGCTCGCCAAAGTTGAGAAGGATGGGAGCTAAGGTTGGCATTTAGGAAATCCGTGGAAGGGTAGTATACTGCCTTGAGAATTCTGGCACTAAGAGAATCAGGATTTTGCAAAATCCTCCAAGCTTGACGCGCTAGAAGGGCGAGATTAAATAATTCAATGTCTCTGAACCCTAAGCCGCCATCTGATTTGGAAACACATGACTTCCCAAGAAACCCAGTGTGTCCTCCTCTTTCCCTTCTTGCTTCCCCACCAAAAATTACGGATCAGGGAGTTTATATGAAGGCAAAGTCCTCTAGGGAGTTTGAAGCAGGACATGGAAAACGTCGGAATTGCTTGAACAATTGATTTGATCAACATGTCTTTCCCGCCGACTGAAAGCATCTGCTCTATCCATCCATGTGTACGCTTCCAGACCCTATCTCGCAAATACTTGAACGCTACATTCAACGATCTGCCCACATCCTAGGGCATGCCAAGATACTTTTCATTTAAAGTCTCATTGGGAACTTGGAGTGTATCCTTGACTGATTGTCTTATGGCCTCTGGATAACCCTTACTGAAGAAAACCGAGGATTTGTCCAAGTTCACCCGTTGGCCCGACGCTAAACAGTAATTTTCTAGAATTTCCTTGACTTCTATAGATCCCGCATGGCTTGCTTTGACAAACAACAGGCTATCATCGGCAAAAAGGATGTGGTTAACCGCAGGAGCAGTTGAGGCCACTCTGATTCCTTCGAGGAGCGATGACTGGGTTTTAAAACAGGCCTGAAAGGCCCTATGCTGCTATCAAGAACAAATACGGGGATATAGGGTCACCCTGCCGAATCCCTCTATAAGGTCTGAACTCATCCAGTGGAAATCCATTAAACAGAACTGAGAAAGAAACCGATGAGATCATCCTCATAATTAACTGAACCCATCGAGTATGAAATCTCATGCAAAGCATAATCGCCTGTAGATAGTTCCATTCAACacgatcatatgctttgcacttgTCTAACTTAAGCGCACAATGCTGATGCTTTTTAGCTCCATTCCTCTTCATAAAATGTAAGCACCCGTACGATGTAATTATATTATCCGTTATCAACCTGCCTCGAACAAAAGCGGATTGCTCCTCTGATATTATATCCGGCATTATTATCTTCAACCTATTAGCCAACACCTTGGAGGCAGTCTTGTATATAACATTGCATAAGCTTATTGGGCGGAATTTACCAAGATCCTCTGGGGTGGCCACTTTAGGTATTAGAACTATGAAGGTTTTGTTGATCCCTTCTGGGCTTTCCTCTCATCGAAGAACCCTTAACACAgaatttgtcacctcttctccacaaAGTTCCCAATTTCTTTGGAAAAAATGAGCCGGGAACCCATCAGAGCACGGTGCTTTTGTTGGGAACATTTGAAAAAGCGTCGTTTTGACCTCCTTCTCTTCAAAAGGAGCAACCAGGTTAGCATTCATCTCCGCCGTTACTGAGACTGGCACCGCagctaagacctcctccatgcccTGTGTTCCCTTAGAATGGTATAGATTATCATAGAATGATCTGGTCATTTGTTGCAGCACCGCCGGTATATCAGAGACTGTACTATCTGGTCTCGTAAGGCGTACTATCTTGTTTTTCTTCTTGCGACGACTAGCTCTGTGATGAAAAAAGTGCGTGCTCTTGTCACCTTCTGACAACCATTGTACCCGGGATCGTTGTCGCCACATGAGTTCTTCTCGGTGATGCAACTCAACCAACCTATCCACCACCTTTATTTCCTCATAGGACGGGCCTACCCGAAGTGGAGCTTCCCTGAGTATTTCCAATTCCTTCTTCAGCCGTTTAATCTATTTCCGCACATGGCCAAAGGTGGACGCCCCCCATGATGTAAGAGATTCAGATAATGATGAAAGCTTCTCCTGTACCTCATGCATGGACGAACACTTCTCTCCAGTAGCCCAAACCTGCTTGACAAGAGGACTAAGGTCAGTGTGAGTCTCCCACATAGTCTCATACCTGAACAGGCGCCGAGGGAGCCGTTCTACCTCGGGTTTTGGTTCCAGGTTGAGTATAATGGGGATATGATCCGATGTTGCAACCGAGGACAGGTGATGCACCTCAGCTAGAGGATACCTGGCGCACCAATCAAT
It includes:
- the LOC127348530 gene encoding protein PELOTA 1-like; this encodes MKLVNKSLERNGPGSVKLVPQIDDDMWDAYNLIAAGDTVEAITVRKIGGRDTERVKMTLEIRVQSVEYDKEASRLRVRGKNMTKNEYLQVGQYHTLELEPKRPFVLRKELWDWPALERIEQSCDETAAGADLAVLLMQEGLAHLFLVGRSVTATRARVEVAIPRKHGCAMAAYDTALRDFFDRVLDAFLVHVDFGLVQCVVIASPGFTNDQFRRYMFHQTGLRGGMRDITEIKERIVLASAASGYPHSLNAVLAEKSVMAQIKDTRAAQEVPALQEFFAMMIKDSDRACYGPKHVEVAHERLAIKTLLLTDTWFRSPDVAARRKCVDLAESVKKLGGTVRVFSSLSVSGNQLDQVTGIAAILRFPLPDLDDIEM